A single region of the Salvelinus sp. IW2-2015 unplaced genomic scaffold, ASM291031v2 Un_scaffold1273, whole genome shotgun sequence genome encodes:
- the lim2.2 gene encoding LOW QUALITY PROTEIN: lens intrinsic membrane protein 2.2 (The sequence of the model RefSeq protein was modified relative to this genomic sequence to represent the inferred CDS: substituted 1 base at 1 genomic stop codon), with the protein MLYTLAGGGTLCGVAALVLLIVSTATDFWMQYRYSGASANQGLWRFCINHKCHAHTITVAFWDATRAFMLLSVLSCFAGVLLGLSAFANGTKSRRVRTGGFALLLSGFLALLALAIYTGVTVNFFGKRFLDWRFSWSYIVAWVAIILSFAAGGFQLCADQKNIAELPPTNVQESXMEVIFYLHTKETATNHPSLLLSQIAM; encoded by the exons ATGCTGTACACTTTAGCAGGAGGGGGTACACTCTGTGGGGTGGCCGCCCTCGTGCTCCTCATCGTCTCCACGGCGACCGACTTCTGGATGCAGTACCGCTACTCGGGAGCGTCGGCCAATCAGGGCCTCTGGAGGTTTTGCATCAATCACAAGTGCCACGCCCACACCATCACTGTGG CCTTCTGGGATGCGACAAGGGCCTTCATGCTGCTGTCTGTGCTGAGCTGCTTTGCTGGCGTATTGCTGGGCCTGAGTGCCTTCGCCAACGGCACCAAGAGCAGGAGGGTCCGRACTGGGGGCTTCGCTCTGCTCCTGTCAG GTTTCCTAGCTCTGTTAGCTCTGGCCATCTACACTGGCGTGACGGTCAACTTCTTTGGCAAGCGCTTCCTTGATTGGCGCTTCTCCTGGTCCTACATCGTAGCTTGGGTGGCCATCATCTTATCTTTCGCTGCTG GTGGGTTCCAACTCTGTGCCGATCAGAAGAACATTGCCGAACTGCCTCCTACCAATGTTCAAGAAAGCTRAATGGAAGTAATCTTTTACCTGCACACTAAAGAAACAGCTACCAACCACCCGTCTTTACTATTGTCACAGATAGCAATGTGA
- the LOC112070277 gene encoding GRAM domain-containing protein 2B isoform X4 has translation MNRYMSFRSSGRLRLNGYQVESGGLSVKESKTLEKTRKPLSLEETQLELLLQQSRTFTRQAPVRSRTFDVDRSLERTLSIGSQSSFIKHNKTFHXLFPDIPETEDLLHAYICALQKEVLYHGRLYVTKHHACFHSSVLLKDTKLVVPVTSVQIVKKQNTALLVPNALSIRTTEGEKYLFVSLRNREACYKLLRSVCPQLNDGSANSSPLFSSAENSFDQDKLVNSSQSSLDDSFDQPDGSDPKLFLDSPPPRPNKDLVPQGSNSTPRSKNTQQRDSASEDLSANHPQCGSWVWSVTRNACSLLIQRDASSLNTLLFIYLILVVLLLLSSGYIGLRIVALEEQLTSLGALPEFSSQSIRTHNPDWPEEMLDDS, from the exons CTACCAGGTGGAGAGCGGAGGATTGTCTGTGAAGGAGAGTAAGACGCTGGAGAAGACCAGGAAACCCCTCAGTCTGGAGGAGACCCAactggagctgctgctgcagcaGAGCAGAACTTTCACCAGACAAGCCCCTGTCAG GTCTCGGACGTTCGATGTGGACAGAAGTTTGGAGAGGACTTTAAGCATCGGTTCACAAAGT AGTTTTATAAAGCACAACAAAACATTCCACARGCTGTTTCCTGACATTCCAGAGACTGAAGACTTGCTACATG cgtACATCTGTGCCCTGCAGAAAGAGGTGCTCTACCACGGCAGGCTCTATGTCACCAAGCATCACGCGTGCTTCCACTCCTCAGTGTTGCTCAAGGACACCAAG TTAGTGGTCCCTGTGACCAGTGTGCAAATTGTGAAGAAGCAGAACACTGCCCTGCTGGTGCCCAATGCCCTGTCTATCCGCACCACCGAGGGAGAGAAG TACCTGTTTGTGTCTTTGCGGAACCGAGAGGCGTGTTACAAGCTCCTGCGGTCCGTGTGTCCTCAACTGAATGATGGAAGTGCCAACAGCAGCCCTCTATTCTCTTCTGCAGAGAATAGTTTTGATCAGGACAAGCTGGTG aactccagtcagtccagtctAGACGACAGTTTTGACCAGCCGGACGGGTCAGACCCGAAGCTCTTCCTCGACTCACCCCCACCAAGACCAAACAAAG acCTAGTGCCTCAAGGGAGCAACTCCACCCCGAGGAGCAaaaacacacagcagagagacagcgcCTCAGAGGACCTCTCAGCTAACCACCCACAAT GTGGCTCATGGGTGTGGAGTGTGACACGGAACGCCTGCTCCCTTCTCATCCAGAGAGACGCCAGCAGCCTCAAcactctcctcttcatctacctAATACT GGTGGTACTGCTGCTGCTATCGTCGGGGTACATCGGCCTCCGCATCGTGGCTCTGGAGGAACAGCTGACCTCTCTAGGTGCCCTCCCTGAATTCTCCTCACAGA GTATAAGGACACATAACCCTGATTGGCCGGAGGAGATGTTGGATGACTCATGA
- the LOC112070277 gene encoding GRAM domain-containing protein 2B isoform X2 — protein MERGNSQWYDQDATDCRRAGNGASYQVESGGLSVKESKTLEKTRKPLSLEETQLELLLQQSRTFTRQAPVRSRTFDVDRSLERTLSIGSQSSFIKHNKTFHXLFPDIPETEDLLHAYICALQKEVLYHGRLYVTKHHACFHSSVLLKDTKLVVPVTSVQIVKKQNTALLVPNALSIRTTEGEKYLFVSLRNREACYKLLRSVCPQLNDGSANSSPLFSSAENSFDQDKLVNSSQSSLDDSFDQPDGSDPKLFLDSPPPRPNKDLVPQGSNSTPRSKNTQQRDSASEDLSANHPQCGSWVWSVTRNACSLLIQRDASSLNTLLFIYLILVVLLLLSSGYIGLRIVALEEQLTSLGALPEFSSQSIRTHNPDWPEEMLDDS, from the exons CTACCAGGTGGAGAGCGGAGGATTGTCTGTGAAGGAGAGTAAGACGCTGGAGAAGACCAGGAAACCCCTCAGTCTGGAGGAGACCCAactggagctgctgctgcagcaGAGCAGAACTTTCACCAGACAAGCCCCTGTCAG GTCTCGGACGTTCGATGTGGACAGAAGTTTGGAGAGGACTTTAAGCATCGGTTCACAAAGT AGTTTTATAAAGCACAACAAAACATTCCACARGCTGTTTCCTGACATTCCAGAGACTGAAGACTTGCTACATG cgtACATCTGTGCCCTGCAGAAAGAGGTGCTCTACCACGGCAGGCTCTATGTCACCAAGCATCACGCGTGCTTCCACTCCTCAGTGTTGCTCAAGGACACCAAG TTAGTGGTCCCTGTGACCAGTGTGCAAATTGTGAAGAAGCAGAACACTGCCCTGCTGGTGCCCAATGCCCTGTCTATCCGCACCACCGAGGGAGAGAAG TACCTGTTTGTGTCTTTGCGGAACCGAGAGGCGTGTTACAAGCTCCTGCGGTCCGTGTGTCCTCAACTGAATGATGGAAGTGCCAACAGCAGCCCTCTATTCTCTTCTGCAGAGAATAGTTTTGATCAGGACAAGCTGGTG aactccagtcagtccagtctAGACGACAGTTTTGACCAGCCGGACGGGTCAGACCCGAAGCTCTTCCTCGACTCACCCCCACCAAGACCAAACAAAG acCTAGTGCCTCAAGGGAGCAACTCCACCCCGAGGAGCAaaaacacacagcagagagacagcgcCTCAGAGGACCTCTCAGCTAACCACCCACAAT GTGGCTCATGGGTGTGGAGTGTGACACGGAACGCCTGCTCCCTTCTCATCCAGAGAGACGCCAGCAGCCTCAAcactctcctcttcatctacctAATACT GGTGGTACTGCTGCTGCTATCGTCGGGGTACATCGGCCTCCGCATCGTGGCTCTGGAGGAACAGCTGACCTCTCTAGGTGCCCTCCCTGAATTCTCCTCACAGA GTATAAGGACACATAACCCTGATTGGCCGGAGGAGATGTTGGATGACTCATGA
- the LOC112070277 gene encoding GRAM domain-containing protein 2B isoform X3: MLENNTDRLKTFLRKMDEKAIVRIKHFMKESYQVESGGLSVKESKTLEKTRKPLSLEETQLELLLQQSRTFTRQAPVRSRTFDVDRSLERTLSIGSQSSFIKHNKTFHXLFPDIPETEDLLHAYICALQKEVLYHGRLYVTKHHACFHSSVLLKDTKLVVPVTSVQIVKKQNTALLVPNALSIRTTEGEKYLFVSLRNREACYKLLRSVCPQLNDGSANSSPLFSSAENSFDQDKLVNSSQSSLDDSFDQPDGSDPKLFLDSPPPRPNKDLVPQGSNSTPRSKNTQQRDSASEDLSANHPQCGSWVWSVTRNACSLLIQRDASSLNTLLFIYLILVVLLLLSSGYIGLRIVALEEQLTSLGALPEFSSQSGYKDT; encoded by the exons CTACCAGGTGGAGAGCGGAGGATTGTCTGTGAAGGAGAGTAAGACGCTGGAGAAGACCAGGAAACCCCTCAGTCTGGAGGAGACCCAactggagctgctgctgcagcaGAGCAGAACTTTCACCAGACAAGCCCCTGTCAG GTCTCGGACGTTCGATGTGGACAGAAGTTTGGAGAGGACTTTAAGCATCGGTTCACAAAGT AGTTTTATAAAGCACAACAAAACATTCCACARGCTGTTTCCTGACATTCCAGAGACTGAAGACTTGCTACATG cgtACATCTGTGCCCTGCAGAAAGAGGTGCTCTACCACGGCAGGCTCTATGTCACCAAGCATCACGCGTGCTTCCACTCCTCAGTGTTGCTCAAGGACACCAAG TTAGTGGTCCCTGTGACCAGTGTGCAAATTGTGAAGAAGCAGAACACTGCCCTGCTGGTGCCCAATGCCCTGTCTATCCGCACCACCGAGGGAGAGAAG TACCTGTTTGTGTCTTTGCGGAACCGAGAGGCGTGTTACAAGCTCCTGCGGTCCGTGTGTCCTCAACTGAATGATGGAAGTGCCAACAGCAGCCCTCTATTCTCTTCTGCAGAGAATAGTTTTGATCAGGACAAGCTGGTG aactccagtcagtccagtctAGACGACAGTTTTGACCAGCCGGACGGGTCAGACCCGAAGCTCTTCCTCGACTCACCCCCACCAAGACCAAACAAAG acCTAGTGCCTCAAGGGAGCAACTCCACCCCGAGGAGCAaaaacacacagcagagagacagcgcCTCAGAGGACCTCTCAGCTAACCACCCACAAT GTGGCTCATGGGTGTGGAGTGTGACACGGAACGCCTGCTCCCTTCTCATCCAGAGAGACGCCAGCAGCCTCAAcactctcctcttcatctacctAATACT GGTGGTACTGCTGCTGCTATCGTCGGGGTACATCGGCCTCCGCATCGTGGCTCTGGAGGAACAGCTGACCTCTCTAGGTGCCCTCCCTGAATTCTCCTCACAGAGTGG GTATAAGGACACATAA
- the LOC112070277 gene encoding GRAM domain-containing protein 2B isoform X1, translating into MLENNTDRLKTFLRKMDEKAIVRIKHFMKESYQVESGGLSVKESKTLEKTRKPLSLEETQLELLLQQSRTFTRQAPVRSRTFDVDRSLERTLSIGSQSSFIKHNKTFHXLFPDIPETEDLLHAYICALQKEVLYHGRLYVTKHHACFHSSVLLKDTKLVVPVTSVQIVKKQNTALLVPNALSIRTTEGEKYLFVSLRNREACYKLLRSVCPQLNDGSANSSPLFSSAENSFDQDKLVNSSQSSLDDSFDQPDGSDPKLFLDSPPPRPNKDLVPQGSNSTPRSKNTQQRDSASEDLSANHPQCGSWVWSVTRNACSLLIQRDASSLNTLLFIYLILVVLLLLSSGYIGLRIVALEEQLTSLGALPEFSSQSIRTHNPDWPEEMLDDS; encoded by the exons CTACCAGGTGGAGAGCGGAGGATTGTCTGTGAAGGAGAGTAAGACGCTGGAGAAGACCAGGAAACCCCTCAGTCTGGAGGAGACCCAactggagctgctgctgcagcaGAGCAGAACTTTCACCAGACAAGCCCCTGTCAG GTCTCGGACGTTCGATGTGGACAGAAGTTTGGAGAGGACTTTAAGCATCGGTTCACAAAGT AGTTTTATAAAGCACAACAAAACATTCCACARGCTGTTTCCTGACATTCCAGAGACTGAAGACTTGCTACATG cgtACATCTGTGCCCTGCAGAAAGAGGTGCTCTACCACGGCAGGCTCTATGTCACCAAGCATCACGCGTGCTTCCACTCCTCAGTGTTGCTCAAGGACACCAAG TTAGTGGTCCCTGTGACCAGTGTGCAAATTGTGAAGAAGCAGAACACTGCCCTGCTGGTGCCCAATGCCCTGTCTATCCGCACCACCGAGGGAGAGAAG TACCTGTTTGTGTCTTTGCGGAACCGAGAGGCGTGTTACAAGCTCCTGCGGTCCGTGTGTCCTCAACTGAATGATGGAAGTGCCAACAGCAGCCCTCTATTCTCTTCTGCAGAGAATAGTTTTGATCAGGACAAGCTGGTG aactccagtcagtccagtctAGACGACAGTTTTGACCAGCCGGACGGGTCAGACCCGAAGCTCTTCCTCGACTCACCCCCACCAAGACCAAACAAAG acCTAGTGCCTCAAGGGAGCAACTCCACCCCGAGGAGCAaaaacacacagcagagagacagcgcCTCAGAGGACCTCTCAGCTAACCACCCACAAT GTGGCTCATGGGTGTGGAGTGTGACACGGAACGCCTGCTCCCTTCTCATCCAGAGAGACGCCAGCAGCCTCAAcactctcctcttcatctacctAATACT GGTGGTACTGCTGCTGCTATCGTCGGGGTACATCGGCCTCCGCATCGTGGCTCTGGAGGAACAGCTGACCTCTCTAGGTGCCCTCCCTGAATTCTCCTCACAGA GTATAAGGACACATAACCCTGATTGGCCGGAGGAGATGTTGGATGACTCATGA